A stretch of DNA from Leptospirillum ferriphilum:
CCCGTGGACGGGTTGTCCGCAAAGTTCTTCCGGCCCACCACAGTGATAGCCCCGGTGGAATCCCTTACGGTGCTGTTTCCCACAGCGTTGATCTCAGCGCTCGCGATGCGCCTGTTGATCAGGTGAAAGTTCTGGGTGGTATGCCCGTGGACCTGAATTTCCTTGAGAAAGGGAGCATAGCCCCGTTCCAGAATCTGGACGACATAGGTTCCATCGGGAACCTGGTTCAGGGAATATTTTCCTTTAGGATCCGATCTCACGGTATAAATTTCGTTTTTCCGGAGATTCTTGAAAAGAATCTTCGTGCTCAGGGGAGTCTGATGACCACGCTTCCCGGTGAAAACATGTCCCGTGACGTTTGCGCTCCCTCTTGAGAGGACGGTCACGACAAAGTCTATCCTGCCCACGGTTCCGGGCCCCAGCATGCCCGCCTTTGTCTGCAAGGAGTAGCGACCGCCCCCCACGCTGATCCGGTAATGTCCGGGAATCAGATTGGTGAAAATATAGGCCCCCTGAAGCGTTGTCCGGAGGGAAAGAACGGTTCCCGTTTCCAGATGCTGGAGAACAACGGGTACGTTGGGGAGAGGTGTGTTCTTCCGGGAGGAAGAAACCGTGCCATAAACAACCGAATTTCCAGACTCCCGGGAGGCGGACCCGGAGTGTGACACATGACCGCTGACGTTTCCCGGGGAGGGTTGACCAAACGCAAGCGTGGCCGGAACAAAACAGATAAAAAACAGGGTTGCCCCCTCCCGGAACAAGGACAATTTCAGAATCCCGAAAAACGGCATGTCGAACGTCCTTTACAAGAAAATGGCCAGAATGGAGGGATTGTCGGAGGACTTCGCCGGATCGTCCTCATCCCGACTGGAGCCGAAATCGGAAATGGAGCTGAAACTCACCGGAAACGGCTTTCCCGGCGGACATGGCCGGTCGGAACCGGAGCGTCTTCAAAAGACGAAGGACAACCTGGTTGATATCCTCATAAACGGAAGGAACAGAAATCTCGTAATGGACCAGTTGTCCCTCCGGACTGATCCATGCAGTGAGCACGACATCACCTTCTTCGCGGAATTCTTTCATTTTTTTTGTGTAGAGACGGGTCGTGTCGATTTCGCTCAGAAGAGCGGGAGGAGTGAAGTTCTTCCATGTCCCGTCATTGTCGGTCCCCCCGGATCCCCATCCGAGGCTCGCCGATGGGGTGGTGGACGTGGATGCGAGAAGCCCCGAATCCCGTGCAGGAAGTGGAGAGTGCGCTGGTACGGGTTGATGTGACACCGGCTTTGACACCGGATGTGGATGAAAGACCGGAGGATTCTTCTTCGGGGGCGAGATATTCTTATGGACTGTCTGCCGGACGACGGGTGATGAAGGGGGAATGAGAGCGAGCCGGAGAGGTTTGGGGGGCTCCGGAGAACGGGTGGTCGGGGCGGGAAAATCCAACAGACTGAACAGGCCGGTCTCCGTCAGCACGACAAGAAAAAGAAGGCACAGAAAACGTCGGTTCACCACCGGAAAAAACTCCATCTTTCGATGACCGGCCGGTCAGGGTTCTCTTGTCTGGATCGAGAGATTGTCGAATCCGAGACGGTTGCAAAGGGTCATGATCCCGACAAGGCGTTGCAGGGAGATCTCTTTGTCTCCGCTAATGATAACCGGCGTCTGCGGGGTGATCCCTTTGGCTTTTTGGCGGAGGAAAGTTTCAAGTTCGTTTTGACGGACCTTCTTTTTCTCGAGAAAGATGGTGCCGTCCCTGAGAAGCGAGAGATGGATCACCGTTCCTCCGGGCATCAGCCTGGAGGCCGACGCTTTGGGAAGATCCAGGTTGACGCCGTCCAGCTTGATCAGGGAAATCGAGAGAAAAATAAACACCACCATGAGAAAAAACATGACGTCAATCATGGGGATCAGTTCGAGTCGGGGTTTTTCCTGATTGTCCGGGTCCAGAAAAAGCCGCATGGGATCTCCTTAAAGGTTTGTCCCGAAAACATGAACGTATTGAGTCCTCTGTTGACGTGTTGACAGAGGAAGGCTTCAGGGAAAAGCCGATCCGGGCCTGTATTCGAGCAGGGTGATGTCATCGGCCACTCCACCCCGGACCGGCAACGGCGGTCCCCATGTCCTCATCTGAACGAGAAGCCGGATGGACGACTCCAGCGTTACCCGTATCTCCCGGATAATGGCGTTCAGAAAGTTGTAAAAAAACAGGGAAACAATCGCGATGACCAGACCCGTTGCCGTAGCAATCAGGGCTTCGGCGACACCACCGGTGATCTGGGCGGGTTTTCCGAGACCCGACACGGACATCACATGAAACGAAGAAATAATCCCGATAATGGTTCCCAAAAGACCCAGAAGAGGGGCCATGGTCACCGTGGTGTCCAGAATCCACATTTTTTCTTTCAGTCTTTTCTCATACAGCAAAGTTTCGGTTTCGAGCATCGATCCCATTTGCGCATCCGACAAATTCCGGTCCAAAAGCAGGGGGAAAATTCTGTCGGGAAAAAAAGAGGAACCAGAGGAGTCGGAGAACGCGGTTTGCAGTTCGGACAGCTCTTTCCGGGGAGACATCGAGTCCCGAAGAGTGTTCATCAGACGGATGGAAGTGGCATTTTCTTTTCGGAGGAACAGCATTTTTTCGATCATGATCGTTAATGAGATGGCGGACAGGGGCAGGAGGACATACATGACCGGTCCCCCTTTCATCAGGTAGTTCCATAAACTCATCAGAAGATCTCCTTCGCGATGGATGCCGATTTTCAGACTGGTTCCTCATTTCTTTTTTTTGATAATAATAATGATATTCATTCTCATTGTCAACAGGAAGAGGAACTTTTCGTTGTTCATTGACCGGGAATTTGTCCCGGAAAACGTTCCGGTCCTATCTCAATCTTTTTGTGGAGAGGGGGGAAAGGATTGATCCGGAGGATAAGTGGATCTTCTCATCCGATCCGCTTGCGAAAAAAGTGCCCGGCCAAAAGGAGAGCCGTTCCCCCGATCAGGGCGAGCCCCCCATATTCGGGAAGCAGGATCCGGGCCGTGGCCCCCTGAAGAAAGACCTCCCGGAGAATGACCAGAAAATACCGGAGCGGATTCATCAGCGTCAGATCCTGGATCAGTTCCGGCATGTTCGCGATCGGGGTGGCAAAACCGGACAGGATGATCGAAGGAACCAGGAAGAGGAACGCTCCCAGAAGTCCCTGCTGCTGGGTCGAAACGATCGACGAAATCATGAGACCTACGCCCAGACCGGATAACGTGAAAAGAAAGATCCCGAGGTAAAGGGCGAAAAGCGAGCCCCGCAAGGGAACGTGGAAAAGAAACACCGCCACCAGAACGATCGCGGTCGATTCAAGAAATCCGATGACGAAACCGGGCAGGATTTTCCCCAGGATAATATCCACCGGACGAAGAGGGGTGACCAGGAGCTGGTCGAACGTTCCGTCCTCCCGCTCCCGGGCGACGGACAGGGCGGTGACCAGAAGCGAGACCACGAGCGTCAGCAGCCCCACAATACCTGGAACGATGAACCACCGGCTCTTGAGGTTCGGGTTGTACCAGGCCCGGATTTCAAGGGGGGCGATAGGAGGGGACAGACCGTTTCGGGCCACGAAGTCATCGTTGTAGTCGGACACGATGGTCTGGACGTATCCCATGAGGATCATTGCCGTATTGCTCTGGCGTCCGTCGATCAGGGCCTCCACCTGACCCGGCCGGCCTGCAAGAAGATCGCGGCTGAAGGTGCTCCGGATATGCAGCACCAGAAGGACTTTCCGGTTGTCGATCAGATTCCGGACCTCTGTTTCGGACCGAATCGCCCTGGTCAGGCGAAAGTTGGGAGATCCGGAAAAGCGGGCCAGAAGCTGACGGGAATACAGCCCCGGATCTTCGTTCCAGACGGCATAGGAGATATGGTTCAGGTCGAAGGTCGCCGCATAACTGAACACGATCAGCTGGACGAGGGGAGGGACAATCAGGACCATCCGGGATTTTTTGTCCCGGAGAAGCGCCAGAAACTCTTTTTGGGCCAGTCTCAGGACCCGGATCAAAAACGGTTTCACAGGATCCTCTTCCGGCTGATCCGGACCAGCAGGGTGAAAAGGAAAAGGGAGAAGAGAAAAAGGGCCGCCGCATTGGGGAGAATCACGCCCGGAATGTCTCCGGCCAAAAAGATCGACTGCAGAATGGTCACGAAGTAGGACGCGGGAATGATATGCGTCAGAATCCGGATGAAAAAGGGCATCGAATGGATGTCGAAGATGAACCCGGAAAGAATGAACGCCGGAAGAAAGGTGAAGACGATGGCGATTTGCCCGGCAACAAACTGGTTCTTTGAGACGGTCGAGATGACGAGCCCCATTCCCAGCGCGGACGTGAGGAACAGGGCCGAGGTCAGAAACAGGACCCCGAGCGTCCCGCGCAGGGGAACGTCAAACAGAACATGTCCCATGGCCACGGAAATGGCCATGCCGGACATGCCCAGGATGAAGTAGGGAATGAATTTTCCAAGAAGGATCTCGCCGATCGTGACCGGGGTGGAAAAGAGGGATTCGAGCGTTCCCCTTTCCCACTCCCGTGCAATGATCATGGAGGTGAGCAGGGCTCCGATGAGAGTCATGATGACGGCGATCAGGCCGGGGATGAGAAAATCCCGGCTCCGGTTGTCGGGGTTGAACCAGATGCGCGCGTCCAGAGAAACTGGCTGGAAGGTGAGGATCCGGCCCCGCAGATTCCGGATCCCGATCCAGGTCTGCCAGGTATTGGTGAGATATCCTTCCACCAGCCGGGCGGTGTTGTCGTCGACGCCGTTGACTACCACATGGGCCCCATGGGTCCGGAAGGATTCAAGCGAGCGGCCGAAGTTTTCCCGGAGCCACAGAATCCCTTCCACATCCTGCCGTTTGAGGGCGGAGATGGCGGAATGAATGTCAGGATAACTCCGGGCAACGAACCAGGGGGAATGCCGGATCCCCGCGACAAACCCCTCGGAAGCAGGCGTCCGGCTGTCGGTTACGACGGCGATCGGCACATGGCGGGCATCAAGGGACACGCCGTAACCGAAAATCAGGAGGAGGAGAACAGGCAGAACGATCGCGATCGCGAGACTTGACGGGTCCCGCAGGATCTGGAGAGTTTCCTTGCGAACCATGGCCCGGATCCGGACCCCTTTCTCCCTGAGTGAGGCGGATCTCATGAAGGCACTCCCGAAGGTTGGTTCTGTTCCAGCAGAAAGATAAAGGCGTCTTCCAGCGACGGGTCCGGGGTGTCCGGCGATTGAGCCCGGCGCCGAATTTCCGCGGGTGTCCCGAGGGCCAAAAGTTTCCCCTGGGCCATGATCGCCAGCCGGTCGCAATATTCTGCTTCCGTCATAAAGTGGGTGGTGACCAGCACCGAGACTCCCCAGAAGGACAGCTGGCTGATGGTGCGCCAGAACTCCCTCCTCGCCAGGGGGTCGACCCCGCTCGTCGGTTCGTCCAGCAGAAGAATCGAGGGTTCGTGTGCCAGGGCGGCGGCAAGGGCAAGTCGCTGGCGAAAGCCCAGGGGGAGCAGTCCTGCCGATTCCTGTCGGTAGGGCGTGAGCTCGAAATACTCTTCGATTTCCGCGATGCGATCTTTCTGGCGTTTCCCGGTCAGGCCGTATGCGCTTGTGAAAAACGTCAGGTTCTGGGTCACCGTGAGCTGCGAATACAGGGAAAACTTCTGGGACATGTACCCCAGGCGCTGGCGAATCTTTGAGACTTCGCTCCCCAGAACATTCTGTCCGTCGATCAGAAGCTCCCCCGAGGTGGGCAGGAGAAGGCCGGACAGCATCCGGAATGTCGTGGTTTTTCCGGCACCGTTGGCTCCCAGGAGCCCGAAAATTTCGCCCCGGCGCACGTTGAATGTCAGAGTATCCACCGCTTTAAAGGACCCGAACATCCGGGTCAGGTTCCGGATGACGATGGAATCCGTCTGCTCTTCTCTCCCTCTATCAGTTCTTTTTCTGTCCCATCCCAGGTTTTTTGGGGATCGAAAAGACGTCCGTTTCTCCACGGACGCGCGTCCGAGGCGCTGCATGAACGCATCCTCGAAGCGCGGCGGAACCGGAGTCGAGGAGAAAGGAGCAAGATCCTCCGGCAGGGAGGGGAGAGTGGGGTTTTCCGTGACGACGCGCACGCCGTTTTCTTCTCCGACAGCGTCCAGGACACCGGGAACCCCGGC
This window harbors:
- a CDS encoding TonB family protein, with the protein product MVNRRFLCLLFLVVLTETGLFSLLDFPAPTTRSPEPPKPLRLALIPPSSPVVRQTVHKNISPPKKNPPVFHPHPVSKPVSHQPVPAHSPLPARDSGLLASTSTTPSASLGWGSGGTDNDGTWKNFTPPALLSEIDTTRLYTKKMKEFREEGDVVLTAWISPEGQLVHYEISVPSVYEDINQVVLRLLKTLRFRPAMSAGKAVSGEFQLHFRFRLQSG
- a CDS encoding ExbD/TolR family protein; this encodes MRLFLDPDNQEKPRLELIPMIDVMFFLMVVFIFLSISLIKLDGVNLDLPKASASRLMPGGTVIHLSLLRDGTIFLEKKKVRQNELETFLRQKAKGITPQTPVIISGDKEISLQRLVGIMTLCNRLGFDNLSIQTREP
- a CDS encoding MotA/TolQ/ExbB proton channel family protein, translated to MSLWNYLMKGGPVMYVLLPLSAISLTIMIEKMLFLRKENATSIRLMNTLRDSMSPRKELSELQTAFSDSSGSSFFPDRIFPLLLDRNLSDAQMGSMLETETLLYEKRLKEKMWILDTTVTMAPLLGLLGTIIGIISSFHVMSVSGLGKPAQITGGVAEALIATATGLVIAIVSLFFYNFLNAIIREIRVTLESSIRLLVQMRTWGPPLPVRGGVADDITLLEYRPGSAFP
- a CDS encoding ABC transporter permease, with the translated sequence MKPFLIRVLRLAQKEFLALLRDKKSRMVLIVPPLVQLIVFSYAATFDLNHISYAVWNEDPGLYSRQLLARFSGSPNFRLTRAIRSETEVRNLIDNRKVLLVLHIRSTFSRDLLAGRPGQVEALIDGRQSNTAMILMGYVQTIVSDYNDDFVARNGLSPPIAPLEIRAWYNPNLKSRWFIVPGIVGLLTLVVSLLVTALSVAREREDGTFDQLLVTPLRPVDIILGKILPGFVIGFLESTAIVLVAVFLFHVPLRGSLFALYLGIFLFTLSGLGVGLMISSIVSTQQQGLLGAFLFLVPSIILSGFATPIANMPELIQDLTLMNPLRYFLVILREVFLQGATARILLPEYGGLALIGGTALLLAGHFFRKRIG
- a CDS encoding ABC transporter permease, with amino-acid sequence MRSASLREKGVRIRAMVRKETLQILRDPSSLAIAIVLPVLLLLIFGYGVSLDARHVPIAVVTDSRTPASEGFVAGIRHSPWFVARSYPDIHSAISALKRQDVEGILWLRENFGRSLESFRTHGAHVVVNGVDDNTARLVEGYLTNTWQTWIGIRNLRGRILTFQPVSLDARIWFNPDNRSRDFLIPGLIAVIMTLIGALLTSMIIAREWERGTLESLFSTPVTIGEILLGKFIPYFILGMSGMAISVAMGHVLFDVPLRGTLGVLFLTSALFLTSALGMGLVISTVSKNQFVAGQIAIVFTFLPAFILSGFIFDIHSMPFFIRILTHIIPASYFVTILQSIFLAGDIPGVILPNAAALFLFSLFLFTLLVRISRKRIL
- a CDS encoding ATP-binding cassette domain-containing protein, yielding MAADRPSPSVSLRNVVRTFPSPRGVVRALDDVSFDVGEGTITGLIGPDGAGKTTLLRILAGILGADSGNVRILGFDPATEAPVLQRHIGYMPQKFGLYEDLTVFENLDFHADLHGVPADRRKELYAPLLSMTALGPFGSRLAGKLSGGMKQKLGVACSLVHAPPLLLLDEPTVGVDPVSRRELWEILTAQVREKNTTLLVSTAYMDEASRFDRVVILYEGKVLGEGRPDDLLGEVRGQVFRVTVPSWSSRKLEPRLAGVPGVLDAVGEENGVRVVTENPTLPSLPEDLAPFSSTPVPPRFEDAFMQRLGRASVEKRTSFRSPKNLGWDRKRTDRGREEQTDSIVIRNLTRMFGSFKAVDTLTFNVRRGEIFGLLGANGAGKTTTFRMLSGLLLPTSGELLIDGQNVLGSEVSKIRQRLGYMSQKFSLYSQLTVTQNLTFFTSAYGLTGKRQKDRIAEIEEYFELTPYRQESAGLLPLGFRQRLALAAALAHEPSILLLDEPTSGVDPLARREFWRTISQLSFWGVSVLVTTHFMTEAEYCDRLAIMAQGKLLALGTPAEIRRRAQSPDTPDPSLEDAFIFLLEQNQPSGVPS